The DNA segment AACCAGAGCCGCCGGTTCTCTTCTTCCTCACAATCTCAGTGGTGGCAGTGCAAGCCAGGGTGGTCCTGCAATCAGCCCCGCCATACCCTCCTGAACCTGACGAGGTTCGGGCCGAACCGGCCGGTTCGAGAACCGAGTCTGGGGTCATCAGACCATCGTCGAGCCCAGATTCTGATAAGGGCAAGTAGTTGCACTCGAAGAGGTAACCGGAGAGAGAACCCGTTGTTCTGACGAGATAATTAATCTGTGAAAAGAACAATACATGTATATGAATGAGAAAAGAGCCGTAAGAGAAAAAAGTATATGCAAAAAAGGGTAGGAACACATTATATATTTtggaataataattataaagttGGTAAGGGGGCGAAATTAGAAGTGATAAAAGAGAACCTTGCAAGAAAGGGAGCAGAAATGGTATGGGTCTTGCAGACTTCTGTCACAGGTGCTGCAGAAATTGCCGGAGCCTCTGAAGTTCCTTGTCTGTGGCCTTTGGTTTAAAAATACCACTTTTGCACTGTTGGTTGTGTAAGACTGTAGAGAGAAAAAATAACCATGTGGGTGTGAGTAATAGAGCTAAAAAAACATTTCACAAGGCAAACTATCCATTTGTGCAACTTCCACCCACTATCATGTAAAACAGACACGATAGGGGGAAAACACTGAAATTCCAACTTGGCAAATTCCTCTTCTTAGCTTAATTGAAACTCATTGTATGAACACAGTTTAGGTTGAAGTTGCAAGAAGGAAATTAGGCAGGgctagaatttattttttccaaGTGTGTTTTAATGAAACTTAATAATTTTGCTGAATCATGCTGAATGAACAGAAGCTGTATTTGAAtattaaaaggaaaaaagaaagagaaaaacttACTTGAACTGAAGTGCAGTCAATTAATTTTGCAGCGTCATCCAACCTTATAACATCATGATACACATATCTTCTAATCTGAAAAAGAGTGtaaataaaagttaaagaaATATTTCCCGTCTTTTCTCTTAATGTTTTGGTTGCGTCTTCTGTGGAAGAGTACCTGCAAGAGTCTATGAGAGCGGTGAGGGGACAAACAGTGAGGGCAGAGACTGATGCAACAATCCAAGCAATACACGTTCTTCTCATTCTTCTTTGCCTCCTCGTGAATTATGCAAGCGTTGTAGAACTTCTCGGTGAGGAGGACTTGAAGCCAACGGGGAGCATGAGACGAGGAAGAAAGGAACTGCAGGGGTGAATGAATTGAATTAAAACAAATTCAGCAAAGAAACAGAAAATGGAACAACAAAGAGAAGAAGGCGGCAAGCAAGTCCACCATGATTATTTTTTTCCCTTGGCAATTTGAATTTTGACGAGTGTTGGCGTGAGGAGAGTGAAGCGAATTAAGATGAAAAGAGGCATAAAAATGGAATGGCCAGAGAAGAGAGCAGCGAGGTGAGTGAAAGGTGAATAAATTGAAGCATTTTTTTTGGtagtgaaatttgaatttgGGTGTGGAGAGGAAGGAAAAAGAATTGAGTGAGTGGTTGATGGTTATGGAGAGGAGTGAGGCAGTGGAGGCATGATCAGAGTAAGTAAAAACTGGATTTTGAAaaaggaagagagagaaagagagagtaAAAGGAAACGGCGCCTGGCAGCTGAAGATACAAATATTACTGTTACCGAGAAAGAATAGGCGAGAAGGAAAGAAAGGATGTGGTAAGGTGAGAGGAATGGTGGGGAGGGTAGCCACAATTAAAGACAATTCAGTCGTACACTACACTTAATTGCTGGACAAGCTTCATCAAATAACTTATCAAAATCTTgcaaaaaaacaattattatcaTATCAAATCAATTTTTACCAGATACATCTTActcttccttcttcttttccAATTTCTATCACCAACAATTTCTTTCACCACTTTATTAATTCATTTCCTGTTATTCCTTCTTCTTTCACCATTATAACTACTATCATTAACTTCTTATCccttcaataataatttaaatcatCATTTCAAATTCTTCATATATGCTATTtcaaaaaaatactaaaaaatcaaaattcattCATTTTATAGAAACCAAAAGTATAACTAGTTAATTTTACAATGactaaaacatatttaagttttaatttaaaatattttttgttcatggaaaattattaaaactgaATCTAAAATAACTTTATTGTTAATACtatattacatattttatgtAAGTAATAGTAGAAAAAGTAATCaatattaaagtaaaatataacaattattttgatttttttttatagaatactTATGAATGCTAATTACATTCCCAACATTATGTAAACAGAAAAATAACATAActaaattttatgttaattaaaacatttaatgataatgaattagaaaaataaacataGACAGTTGGGAATGTAACCTTTTTAATATTCATCTTTTCGGTGTCAAATATTTATTAGTTGAATATATTTTAGTAGTCTATAGTTGAGAAAATtactaattattaaatattaaattcaatcaaatattcgattatgcattaaaaaaattaattaatttccatgttatgtttataaaatatttactgaattaaaaaatatgttgagtatgatttttaaagtaattattataaaatttaataaattcatAATAAGAATCAATGTTTTATTAGTTagcaaaacaaaatttatgcCGGATACAATTTTTAACATAAGTATGATAAAGTGAATAAACTTATCGtggatattattaaaaaaataatatagcaAAGTTTATTTAGCTTGCCTATTACctatttagttttagttttattatctatattattttttcgTGAAAATATATTCCGTGAGTAATTTCTTATAATTAAAGCAATTAACCAACATTACACTCACACAAATAGAATTAAGCTTTCCATTAAGTAAGTAGAGTTTGATTTAAATCCCATAAATAAAGTCTCAAAATACAAGAAAAATCTATTAAAATTCtagatttataataaaaattattagtataaaaaaaattatgtacatATATAAAGAATTAAAATCATTACACTTTTTATTACAGAGTCTACAAACTcacaattatattaaaaataatcctATTTTACTTGTTCGAGATGATAgattaacataatttttaacaTCAGAAAGCAACATTTAGGCTCTGACATATTCTTAAAcaatgcatatatatatattaaacagcCAAAACTATTTTACTaccaataataacaataataatattaaaattacagaaaaaaaattatgttttatgattttgtatacatattttttattattttaaaatataactccAGTCATAGTAACAATATAAATTGCGAGACATGATTATAAGATTGAAAGTATTTGTGATTTAAaactcagaaaaaaaaatgggtaTAAGCATAAAATAATGAAGAATAATGGAATAAAAATTGCAACTTTCCTTTTTGCATTGTTGTTTACCAAGAGCCCATGTCCCGAAAACCCTAAAAACCCTAACCAAATGGTTCTTTATGAATGGTTGTCTTGCTGGCGcgttatctctctctctctctctcaccgTGCTAAGTGCTAAATGACAAGACAAGAAACAGTGACTTTTCTCAGTTCTCGGTAAAAAAATGGTAGAAAAAGTGCCCTGTGGGAATAGGGCTTAAAATGACCATATTCATAATGACAATTGTACCCACCACCACCTGTATCCTTGCCATACTTTCAGataatttagtttaattaaatattcttttttttcttcaataaactcgtttaaaaaaattcacaaatgaACCTATACTAATATTACTTACTATATCTATTCACTGCTTATAATGAGTATTTAAACTCTCCTTTGTTTGAAAttgatggaaaaaaaatagatttgaagaaaaaaaaaggaataaaagtggggttatttaaattaaggaaaagaaagtagaaaggaaaaaaaatgaaaaaaattattaaaatttattaataatatgataaatatgattgataaaaaaaattaattgataaaattgtaagattataattttttctttgttattaaaattaattaaaaataaaatatgatttacTTATTTGTACATAGAATTTGCATGTGAATAAAACATAAATCTCGTTATGGTTCAAAATCTTAGTtgaaaaacaacaaattatCTAACATTATGGatgtatttaaaaattgattttgaaaaaatatataatattggaatattcataattgtaaaatatttaagCAGAATTTGTAAATGTAGTAAACCTTAATAAAATAAACCGAAATTGTGATCAAGCATCATTCAAAATAGTGTGACCAACCTAGTTCACAAATGCATTGATAGTCAAGTCCACGTCATAGTGAGTCGATATGTGTAATCATAATGTCATATGAAAGAGTAT comes from the Phaseolus vulgaris cultivar G19833 chromosome 8, P. vulgaris v2.0, whole genome shotgun sequence genome and includes:
- the LOC137826837 gene encoding protein RGF1 INDUCIBLE TRANSCRIPTION FACTOR 1; protein product: MFLSSSSHAPRWLQVLLTEKFYNACIIHEEAKKNEKNVYCLDCCISLCPHCLSPHRSHRLLQIRRYVYHDVIRLDDAAKLIDCTSVQSYTTNSAKVVFLNQRPQTRNFRGSGNFCSTCDRSLQDPYHFCSLSCKINYLVRTTGSLSGYLFECNYLPLSESGLDDGLMTPDSVLEPAGSARTSSGSGGYGGADCRTTLACTATTEIVRKKRTGGSGFRPPCRPACSPVSEISAGLMNRRKGNPQRSPLY